Genomic segment of Thermoplasmata archaeon:
ACTTCCAATAATTCGTGGGAAATCAGCATCTCAGAATTCTTGGCACCCTAACAACAAGATGTTACTTGCAACATGGTATGAATTGATTGGCTCTGACCCATCTGTCACACCATATATCTGTGGCTTGCCAAACTCTCGACCAAGTACCTACGCATCAATTACAGAAGCTGAGGCGAATTTTGGCATTTGCAAAGATGATTTCACAATCAAAATAGGATATGATAATCTACAAATTAACATTAATTATTACTATAAGATGTAACAAATGGAGAAAATAATATGAAAAATCAAACTAATGAATTAATGGATAAAATAGGGCCATACACTAGCGCAGGTGGTTTCTTCATCTTTGTTTTCACGGTATATGTAATAGGTTCTATTCTCTCAACCCAGACAACAACGGAAGTTGGAAAGGTTGCTTCAGGTACAGTTACATGCCTTTCCTCCCTGTTTGTTTTATTTACTCCTCTCTTTTTTTGTACATGTATGCACAGACACAAAAAATATAAGATTATTTCTCTTGGAGGTATTGGAGGTATGCTCGGATTAGTTGTTGGCTATCTATTGAGCTTTCTTCTAAGTCCGTTATTTATTGTAGCTTTATTCTTACCGGGTTTTGGTGAAATATTTATAGACAAATATTCTTTCTCTTATTTACATGTTGGATTTATTTCCTTTTTTATCTATCTTTTTTCCTGGTACTTTTGCAGGAAGTTCGGCAAAAGATGGTGGAATGAGAAGGTGTGCCAATGTGGGAAGTAAACAAGAATACGGGAAGAACAAAAGTAAACTTTCAAGGGGTAATAGAATGGGCTTTGCTCAGCATAGCTCAAGCTCACGAAAAGTCTCCCAGATACTCTTTTACCTATATCTCTCCAAAAATCACATCAATCACATGGACTCCCTCGTATGAGAGTGCAACAGTTTCCTGGTTTACAACAGTTCCCACGACTAACAACTATGTGATAATTGATGGTAGAAATGTAAGTGCAAGTGGTGATGGCTCTACAACACACAGTGCATCTATCTACAATCTCCAACCTTCAACCACATACAAATTCACAGTGTACTCAACCTACAGTGGCTCACCAATGGTCCAGAGTGGAAGCGGGACAACGAGGATGCGATTGATGTTACATGGCCTATGGGATAATTATGCACCGGGTACAGGCAAAATATCCTTTATGGTATACTGGAGCACGACTTCCTCCAGCGGAATTTCCAATCATATCGGGATAATAAAATATAAGGGGATTGACATAACGGTAACACCAGTGTTCTGGGGCACAACTGGTGGAAGAACAT
This window contains:
- a CDS encoding fibronectin type III domain-containing protein; translated protein: MWEVNKNTGRTKVNFQGVIEWALLSIAQAHEKSPRYSFTYISPKITSITWTPSYESATVSWFTTVPTTNNYVIIDGRNVSASGDGSTTHSASIYNLQPSTTYKFTVYSTYSGSPMVQSGSGTTRMRLMLHGLWDNYAPGTGKISFMVYWSTTSSSGISNHIGIIKYKGIDITVTPVFWGTTGGRTYWYIQKELNNPYREANIPVSVTIKGTYSGYEEKKENVPGIAYKNSDIDKLFDCEENYYNTNKYDPDTDRDGSWDSTEVWFMKSGANPTKTQRTTVIQLYGYGFSYDGRMEMEVNGIRMPPTDYYYFSKG